GTGTGATCGTACTTCGGCAAGAAAGGACTGAGGGGCTGGGTGAGCAAATGAAGTTGAGGGTTGTGACAATTAAGCAAGAAAGGGGAAAACGGTGCTGAGAATGACACCCCTGAAATAACACAAATCTATTCATAACCAGTGCTGAAAAGCACGAGGGGATTGTTGACTCTCAATAAAACGAGGGCACAATGAGGTACACTGCATTGTCTGAGTATCCATAGACCACTTTATACGAGCAAATCGTGGTCATCAATTGTTAACAAGCAAATGTTATCATAGGAAATGTGTTATCACAGGAAATTGTTATCATGTGTTTGTTTGAAATTATCATATGTTATCATAGGAAATTGCAGCGTGCCCAGTTACCTGTGGAGGATGTGGATGGGATGTGTCCAATCCCAGGAGCTGCTGTCCCTGCCAAAATTTGATCCTCTACTGTAAATGGAGAGGCCGACTCGAGTTCTGGTGTGGCCGTAGCCCACAAAGTCTCTTCCACCGAGCTCACCTCTGGCGTATCAGTTGTGAGAAGAGTGTCCAGGATTGAGTCAGTAGCATTTTCTAGACTCTCCCAAATCCCTATCTCAGTCTTGTTCTCTGCCTCGTCGGTAGTGTCAGTTGCAGAGATGTCTGGGGTCGCTGTGAAGCCTTCGTCTGGCTCTGAAGCCGTGGCTGTAAAGTCTATTGGTTCCAAGGTGGCGATGCTGCCCCGGGCTTCTTCTTCTGTGACATTGCGTGGGAAGTAGAGCTCCACATCTTTCCGGGTGACTGTCTGGATGGTGAAGCCACTGCCCAATTCTCCAGTGGTCTCACCGGTGATGTTCTCATGGACGATCCCATCAAAATCATCACCTAGGACAAGGAGAACGTTACCAAAATGCTATCAGAGAATCCAGAGGGAAACAAGGCAGCAGCCAAACCTCTGTCATGCCTTGACCCAGTTCCAGCAGAGACCCCTTTCTCCTTCTAGCTACCATCAATGAGTCCATGAACAGGCCAAGAGTGGGGAAGTAGCATCAGCCAGGCATCCCTCTATCATGCCAGTAACAAGACAATGCTGACGACATTCACTGGCACTAGGAGCTTCTGCTCATGCAAGGCTGGGATCTTTTAAAGATCCAAAAAGCACCCAACATCCGATAAAGtgctatgtagaagaagaaggagagtcggatttatacccttcttttctctatgACAATGAATCTCAGACCGACtgcccttcccatccccacaacaggcaccttgtgaggtaggtggggctgagcgagttcagagaaaactgggactaactcaaggtcacccagctacttgaccgcactttacacacacacactaaagagattgagagggaaggaagcatgctatagtctgatctcatcagatcctg
The Sphaerodactylus townsendi isolate TG3544 unplaced genomic scaffold, MPM_Stown_v2.3 scaffold_208, whole genome shotgun sequence DNA segment above includes these coding regions:
- the LOC125425194 gene encoding aggrecan core protein-like, whose protein sequence is MVFFLMNLYCLWTLRYPMHHPREGCYGDKDEFPGVRTYGVRETDETYDVYCYAEEMEGKVFYATSPEKFTFPEAAEKCHRLGARLATTGELYLAWKDGMDVCSAGWLADRSVRYPISKPHPKCGGNLVGVRTVYLYDNQTGYPHPHSRYDAICYTGDDFDGIVHENITGETTGELGSGFTIQTVTRKDVELYFPRNVTEEEARGSIATLEPIDFTATASEPDEGFTATPDISATDTTDEAENKTEIGIWESLENATDSILDTLLTTDTPEVSSVEETLWATATPELESASPFTVEDQILAGTAAPGIGHIPSTSST